One genomic region from Salmonirosea aquatica encodes:
- a CDS encoding integrase core domain-containing protein, with product MYSIKESMLGNREFFTFEAAEEAICQAIVKYNDLRPHGGCNYHTPAQAHQMEGELGRRWRKRKPRSMEKIQEKESILVTLNGC from the coding sequence ATGTACTCGATCAAAGAGAGCATGCTAGGAAACCGGGAATTTTTTACATTTGAAGCAGCTGAAGAAGCCATTTGTCAGGCCATTGTTAAATATAATGACCTGCGTCCTCACGGTGGTTGCAACTATCACACCCCTGCTCAGGCTCACCAAATGGAGGGCGAATTAGGGCGCCGATGGCGGAAACGCAAACCCCGGAGTATGGAAAAAATACAAGAAAAGGAAAGTATATTGGTCACCCTAAATGGGTGTTAA